CCATATCTTCCAGgctttttaaacttttaagaGATTGAGGAATTATTCTTTGAAACTCATTACTTTCCAAATTCAAGCGCACCAACATAATACAAATGCCAAGGCTTGTGGGATTTTCAGCTGATAAATTGTTTCCAGATAAATCTAGCTCTACTAGATTTACCAAAAGACCAACTTCAGACGGCAACGAACCAGTCAAATGATTGTCATACATTCTCAAATAAATTGAAAGGGATGAAAGCCCAAAGACCTCTTTAGGTATGGTGCCTGTTAGATTATTATCAGAAAGGTCAAGCTCTAGTGGATGTTGGCAGTCTCCTAGACTTGGTGGTATATTTCCCACAAATCTATTGATGATTAGATAGAGTTCTATCAATGAAGTCAAGTTACCTAGGGACGACGACATTGGCCCAGAAAGATTGTTGTCGCCCAAAGATATTTTTTCCAACTTCTGAAGCCTCCCAATTTCTTCAGGGAGACTACCACTGAAATAGTTATCCTCCATTCCAATAAGGACCAAGTTTACAAGATTTCCAATACTGTAGAATTTTTCAAGTCAACGagccgagggcccactccaacaacaccgatattgtccctacttaaccacctgcacaatcctcagctgtaaggttttatcacaaaaggcctcggtgttagttagagtggggtaatcctATTTAAATGGCTTTTCTCCTTCCCTcctggtcgatgtgggatagATGTTTCCAACATTTCCCTGCATGTGAGACCCCATTTTATGGGTCACACATGGAGATCCAgacatcggcaaccacgtggagccatgtTGGGGCTCACCGATCGAACAGGGCcaaatggggacccacccaatcacatggcatctttggcctacgtggagccatgtcgggACTCATCCAATCGagcggggccaatggggacccacccaatcatGTGGCAATACGGGCCTGTCCcttgactctgataccatgtagattTTCTAGATTTGAGATTCAATGTGTTTTATTATATTCAAATGTACAAGTGACAAGGTATATAGGAGACATGAAAGGGAGGAGATGTCTGGGTAGTTAGTTGCTGCAAGCAGCTAACtagaaggaagaaaagaaggtTGTTTTTCACAGCCAACTAGGGCTCACCTACTTAACACAATCAGTCATCTTCCTTAGATCAAGGAAAAGCTTTATCTACTTTACACTAATCAATCACTTCTCTTAAATTAAGGAAAAGCTGATTTACAACAATATGGCCTTAAGCTTACCCCAGAGATACTACCCATGGTAGCTGACCCTATAAGCTAACCCTAAACCCATGAGACACACTTCATTCCTTCAACGTATGCCAAGCTCAATTCAGTACTAGAGAAAGCTGGATTTGTTCAAAGTAATGCTGATTCCTCACTGTTTGTAAGAATGGGTACCTACTACAAAAAAAGTAGTCATTACCAACGAAGATTTTCCGAGGGCCTAAAAAAACAGTCGTAAAAAGCACATTTTGTGACCATAAAATATGAGTCGTCGGTAACATGGcatgaaacaaatttttattaCCAACGCACATGATGTCCTCGGAAAAAGTCTCAAGTTTCGTTGGAATTGTACTTTTGTTTGGCGAGAAGAATTGGCGCCAGTTGTATTAACGACGAGTAAAGTTCTTATCGGAAATAGAATGGTTATTTCCGAAGGTTTACTCATGTTGACGAAATTGATTTAGTATTATCGAGGGAAAAAAAGTCCTCTCGGTaatgttttcatatttttgagagaaaaaagTCCTCTCGGTATTGCTTTTATATTTTCGAGGGTGATTAGTTGTTGTCGGATGTAATCATATTTTTTCCGACaaaaatttttctttgttagaATAAATTTTAAGGCATATGGTTTTGTTGGAATCAATTATTTACTAAAGGTCACATGTGTCGTTTGAATATTCTTGAAATAAATTTGATGCTTAATTTAATCATATAGCTTAGAATACATATGGAGAAAATTGgaccataaaattaaaaataaaaccattGAGCAAAAAGGTGTATAACTTAATATGGTATTCTATGATAAAGAAATAATTTGCATGCCCTTGTTAAATCATAACATTTGTCATGGACATTGAACCAAGTATAACCACATCACTTCCACAACTAAATTTtcagtccaaaaaaaaaaaaaaaaaaacacacacacacacacacaatcacaATGAGAGCTTATCCCAcaatttcatcatcttcatcatcattttGGTTGGCTTGAATACCCCCATGCGCCTCTTCTTCTTGGTATGGCTCATCATTATCATCAACATTAGGCATCTCATAAACATTTCTAGGCTTTGTTTCCACCACATAACTGCAAGCCTTATTTTTTATCTCTCTCACATAAAAAGCTTGGGTTGCTTGGTTTGCCAGCACAAATGGCCTCTTTAGTATTCAACTTGCGAGTTGTATTAATACTAATTATTCCATAACGATCTATCTTATAGCCTGTTCCTTTTCGCACAATGTCATACCACTCAAAATTGAACAATACAACTCTATTGCCTTCTATGTAACGAAGCTCAACCACGTCTTTTAATACTCCATACCAAGGCACACTATCAATCTAATTCTCCCCCTTAACCATAACTCcacaattttgtgtttttttattctCACATGTTGTAATGCATGAAACCTAAACCCACTAATATAGTTACCAGGATAATATTTTACTCGCCTTTCCAGACCGAAAGCCAACGAAAGCATTTGCTTATCAACTTTGTTACCATAGTATAGTTGTTTGATCTGTATatatggaaagaaaaatattgtaGAAACTATATATCTAATAATCAACAGTTTTCACATAAATATTATACATACCCTCCCATGAAACCAATTTGAAAATTGAAGTCTATGTGACTCCTTCATATTTCTAACACCAGAATGCATTCGAATATTCTTATGTTCTCTGCACATATAACAagaagttagttaaattaatatattaaaatattgtAATACTAAATATAAGTAGTAAAAGATCAAATGTTGAAAGTTCATATGGTATGAGAGATTTCTTACTGAATAAAAGGTAGAcattcatcacaattttgtaGGACATAAAACTTGGCAGCCTCAAGGAGTTCGATAATCATCTCTTCAAGTACATCTTTCCCAAAAGATTTACCTGGTGTTGAAAAAATAGGTAATTGAGATGTATCAGATAACGATTGACCTCCATCATCATTTCTATCCCTTTGATTAAACTTAGTTTCAACTCGATGCAAATAACGAGAAATACTACGTTCTCCAGCAGCCACACATTGAGATAAATttccagagtatccatctagAACTTGTAATTCAAATAACCATTTACATAAAACTCTATTATCATCATCTGACAACGTATAGTCACCTGGGAGAAAATCAAGCTTACCATCTTCTCTTACTTTTGGATGATATATTTCCCTTATACCCATTTCGCGAAGATCAAGGCGGAGATTTAAAGAATCCTTTGTCTTACCATCAATGCTCATCATTGTGCCAATCACTCtctcaaatacatttttctcaatGTGCATAACATCTAAGTTGTGATGCACCAAAAGTATATTGTGCTCTTGATTAGATTAGGGTTGCATCCATgccattttttatattaatgcCTCCAACCTTCAAAGGAGGCAACAAAAACTCTCCATAATCAATATTCGGAGTGACCGTGAGCATACAGGTCACCTTAAAGTCATCTTGTTTGTCTAGTTTGTCCGGTTTAGGTTTTGTGACAATGAGTTCTCCTTGTGCCAATTTTAAGTTTAGGgtttatgtatatattaaatttcaattattCATTTTTCATGGCTACTGGGATTTTCAAACAATTAGggtttatgtatatattttgcCTTTTAGCTTTCATGGTTTCATTTTTTCATTTGTCTATATTGGCATCTAATTTTCTTGTATTTGTATGATTGATAGATATGGCAAAAAAGGGAAGAAgccaaaaaaattcatcaaGCACACGTCGTCTGTCATTTAGACTCTCTTTAAACCAACATGATACCACCACTGAACTACATGACAATGAAATGCAAGAGACCCAACATGCAAATATACAAGGTAATTTTATATGtggatttttaatttatatgtacAAAAAGAAAAGCTACAATGGGATTTTGTCTTTGcctaatcaagtctgggttccTGGCCATCGGAAATTATTTTTGATTTTGTCTGAACTACATGTCAGTTGCACTGGCATGGAAAAGAATAGTATAAGACCCATGGAATCATCctagaaactttttttttttcggccaCAAATGTTGAGAGTAGGTTGCGGGCTACAATTTGATAGGAAAAGCTTAGACTGGCCGTCGTTTGGTGCAAATAATTAAATTGGAATGTATAGTCTAACTTCAAAGTATACTTGAATATAGAAGAGAGTGATATTTTGTTTGCTTAATTTCATGATTCAAAGGTTGTTTGGTTGTTTTATAAACTTTGTCCTATGTTAAAGGAAACTAATTCTCTCATAATTATGTCTTA
This Pyrus communis chromosome 6, drPyrComm1.1, whole genome shotgun sequence DNA region includes the following protein-coding sequences:
- the LOC137737326 gene encoding probable LRR receptor-like serine/threonine-protein kinase At3g47570, whose protein sequence is MMSIDGKTKDSLNLRLDLREMGIREIYHPKVREDGKLDFLPGDYTLSDDDNRVLCKWLFELQVLDGYSGNLSQCVAAGERSISRYLHRVETKFNQRDRNDDGGQSLSDTSQLPIFSTPGKSFGKDVLEEMIIELLEAAKFYVLQNCDECLPFIQEHKNIRMHSGVRNMKESHRLQFSNWFHGRIKQLYYGNKVDKQMLSLAFGLESIGNLVNLVLIGMEDNYFSGSLPEEIGRLQKLEKISLGDNNLSGPMSSSLGNLTSLIELYLIINRFVGNIPPSLGDCQHPLELDLSDNNLTGTIPKEVFGLSSLSIYLRMYDNHLTGSLPSEVGLLVNLVELDLSGNNLSAENPTSLGICIMLVRLNLESNEFQRIIPQSLKSLKSLEDMDLSRNNLSGQIPEFLSKFKFLTHLNPSYNNFEGKITEAGIFSNGNLIGSRNFGSVYKGVLPSDGTLVAIKVLNLLQQRASKSFMDKCKALRSIRHINLLKIIIACSSIDNQGQDFKSLVFEYMVNGSLDAWLHLRDDEQSRSKGLSLIQKLNIAIDIASALDYIHHRCGTLIVHCDMKPRNVLLDEDMVAHVGDFGLARFILEKSDDPS